The following proteins are encoded in a genomic region of Oreochromis aureus strain Israel breed Guangdong linkage group 8, ZZ_aureus, whole genome shotgun sequence:
- the dcakd gene encoding dephospho-CoA kinase domain-containing protein, with amino-acid sequence MYLVGLTGGIASGKSTVSSMLRELGCPIIDADVVARKVVEQRTRAYSCIVHHFGPEILLENGDIDRQKLGQIIFASEEKRKLLNSITHPEIHKAMLKEILFYFLRGYRYVVLDVPLLFETRRLTRFLNHTVVVYCDPATQLSRLMQRDGLTQEQAEQRVAAQMPLNEKRGLANHVIENSGSREDTHRQVLRLHTKLEDSMDFLLVRVIAIVATAGLGGLLLYAAKILLS; translated from the exons atGTACCTGGTGGGACTGACAGGAGGCATTGCCTCTGGGAAAAGCACCGTGTCTTCAATGCTGCGGGAGCTCGGATGCCCCATTATTGATGCCGATGTCGTGGCCAGGAAAG TTGTTGAGCAGCGCACACGTGCCTATTCCTGCATCGTGCACCACTTTGGGCCAGAGATCCTGCTCGAGAACGGCGACATCGACAGGCAGAAGCTGGGCCAAATCATCTTCGCCAGCGAGGAGAAGAGGAAGCTGCTAAACTCCATCACCCACCCAGAGATTCATAAAGCAATGCTCAAAGAGATCCTCTTCTACTTTCTCAGAG GGTACCGCTACGTGGTTCTGGATGTGCCGCTTCTCTTTGAAACCAGACGGCTCACTCGGTTTCTGAACCACACTGTTGTAGTTTACTG TGACCCTGCCACTCAGCTTTCGCGCTTGATGCAGAGGGACGGCCTGACCCAGGAGCAGGCTGAGCAGCGTGTGGCCGCGCAAATGCCGCTCAATGAAAAGCGTGGCTTGGCCAATCATGTTATCGAGAATTCAGGCAGCCGGGAGGACACCCACCGGCAGGTCCTGCGGCTCCACACAAAGCTAGAGGACTCCATGGACTTCCTCCTAGTCAGGGTCATTGCCATTGTTGCCACTGCAGGTTTGGGTGGGCTGCTGCTCTATGCTGCAAAGATACTTTTGTCCTAA